GCCGGCGTGGCCATGAACCTGCTGTTTTCCTACGTCGATCGGCCAGCCCTCGCCCGCGAGATGACCGCCATCGTCAGCGAGGAACTGGACCACTTCCGCCTCGTGCTCGACCTGCTCGACCGCCGTGGCGTCCGGTTCCGCAAACTCTCCCCCAGCAGCTACGGCAGCCGGCTCCACGACCTGATTCGCAGCGGCGAGCCCGGCCGGGCGGTCGATCGGCTGCTCGTGGCCGGCCTGATCGAGGCCCGCAGTTGCGAGCGGTTCGCGCTTCTCGGCGACCACGTCGCCGATGCCGAACTGCGCGGCTTCTACCGCGGCCTGTTCGAGTCGGAGGCCCGCCACCACGCCACGTACGTTCGGCTGGCGGCCGACTTCGCCCCTGAGCAGGTCGTTCGCGACCGGCTTCGGGAGTTGGCCGACGCGGAGGCCGCCATCATCGACTGCGGCGACCCGGAGCCGCGGATGCACAGCTGACTGTCGCCGTGCCGGCCGCGTCGATTCGGCGCGTGATGCGACTGTTCACCGTGTCCGGACGGGCTTTTTCAGCAGCCTGAACGGGGTCCGCGCGGCTGCCGTTTTTTCTCTGCCGACCGCGGCGAAAGGTTTTCCAGGTCGGAACGCAGCCAAGGGCCTCCGGGCTTGCGGCTCTCTTCGGCAGGGCTTCGGACGACGGGTTGCCGGGCTTGGGCGCCGCCGATGAACGCATCGCGGCGCGGCCCCGGCACACCGTAGGCCAACGTGACGGGACGACGTGGATCGTCCGTCGCGACGGCTTGTTGTGTGTCCTATGGCGACGCCCTAATGGTTCAGGGCTGCCCATGCCCCGAACCGTCGGACGTTCACTCCGGCCCTCCAGGCCTTCGTTCACTCGATGCTGGCCGCGTTTCGGCTTCCTGCCTTCACTTGCCAGCAACGCCGACTTCGTCTCGAAGGCCGGCCACGTCACGCCGAACGACCTCTCGCCGCCGCTGAGCGGGTATCCGGTCAATACAAGGGACGGCTCCACGAAGGACTTCGGCGACAAGGACCACGAGCCGAGCGGCTTCGAGTTGAATTTCGACGTCGGTGGCGACCCCACGTTCGGCAACGGCGACGAGATCGACTTTCGCTTCCTGATGAGCACGCAGATCCCGCTCCTCGACATGCCCCCGGAACTGGTCTGGGAGCTGAATTCGGTGCAGGTCAAGGGGGGCGTTCTCTGCGCGGAACCGGGGGGTATCGGCCGGGCAACGGTCGGCGTCCTCGCTGGCCTCGGCTGGCGGATGCGGCGTCGGCTCACGCCCCGCGCGATGTGACGCACCCGCTGCCGCATGTGCCTTCGGTCCCGGCAGCGAGGCCGGCGGCCGGCGGCCGGGCGAGGATGATCCGCACGTCGGCGACGTTGGTGCCCGTCGGCCCGGTGACGACCAGTCCGCCGGCCGACGCGAGGAGCGGCAGGGCATCGCAACGGTCCAGGGCCCCGATCAGGGTTCGCAGCGGATCGCTGCCCTGCCTGTCGAGCGCGCCGACGACGTCGGCATCCGCCAGGCCGCCGGCCGCCTGCGTCGGCCCGTCCTCGCCGTCGGTGCCGATGCTCGCCAGCAGGAGGCCGGCGGGCCAGCCGCCTTCGATCTGGAGCAGCGCGGTGATCGCCGCCACGACCGCCTGCTGGTTGCGGCCGCCGGTGCCGTGATCGGCGGGCAGGGCCACGGTCGCCTCGCCCCCCTCGATCAGCGCCCGCGGCACCCCGTCGGAGCAGGCGGCGCAGGCCAGCGCCCGCGCATCGGCCGCGAGTCGCCGGCCGACGGCGTCGGCGGTTTCCGCCGCGCTGTCCGGCCGCGCGCGGCGCTCGGTCACCGCGTAGCCCAGGTCGCGGGCCCGCGTCGCGGCGGCCGCGACCGCCGTGTCGTTGCCGCCGAGAACCAGGTGCGTGACCGCGCATGTGCCAGGCGTCGTCCAGGCACCGGCTGAGGCACCGGCCGAGGCACCGGCCGGCTCGCTCACAGCCGCGGCCTGCTCACGGGCGACGTCGGCTCGGAGCGCGGTCACGAGCGCGGGGGCAACGTCGGCCCCGACGGCGCCGAACCGCTCCAGAACGGCCAGCGCCTGCCGCGGCGTTGTCGCCACCGGCATGCAGGGCCCAGACGCAATCACGTCGAGCGGGTCGCCGATGACGTCGGAGAGCACGAGGACGAGCAGTCGGCCGGCGCGGCACGCCCGCGCGAGTCCGCCCCCCTTCACGACGCTCACCGCCTGGCGCACCGTGTTGAGCTCGTGGATGTTGGCGCCGGCAGCGGAGAGGAACCGAGTCACGGCCACCTTCTCGGCCAGCGGCACGCCCGGCCGCGGCTGGCAGAGGAGCGCCGACCCGCCCCCGCTGAGTACGGCCAACGCCACGTCATCGGGACCGAGGCCGTGGAGGAGCCCGAGCATCTCCCCCGTCGCCGCGACGACCGCCTCGGTCGGCAGGTTCGCGGCCGCCGGCCGCGTCTCGCGGACCGCGATCCGCCCGAGCTGGCGACCGCAGCCCGCAGGTACGCTGACGAGGCCGGTGACGGCGTGCCGCGCGAGCCGGTCCGCGCCGAGCAGCGTCTCGACGCCGGCCGCCATGCCGGCGGCGGCCTTGCCAGCGCCGACGACGACGACCCGGCCGGCCGCGTCGAGGTCGAGCGGCGGGGCGAGCGGCCGGCCGTCGCAGAGGAGGGCACCATCCATCAGGGCGAGCCGGGAGGCGAACAGGCGTTCCGGCTGCACGCTTTCGATTGCCGCGTCCCGGATGGCGGCCGCATCCGCCCGCAGGCGTTCGCCGTCAGCCACGATCGTCGTCCGGCGCTGCTGGAAAACGCTTCGGGTCGAACCGCGACAGGTCGATGCCGCCCCGCGCCTCCTCCTCGAGGAGCTTGATACGCATCTCCAGCCGCTCCATGCGCCGGGCGAGCGCCGCGGGCGTGTCGGCGGTCGGCACCACCGGGGCGGGCCGCGGCGGGAGCGGGTAGCCGAGCTGCCGCTGCAGCGCCGCGAAGAGGAACAGCGGGTCCTTGCCCCGGTTGGCTCGGGCGATCCGCCCCTCGGCGGCCCCGAAGAGGATCGGCGGATCGTCGTCGGTCGGCGGTTCGGCCGCTGCGCCGTGCCGTCCCTGCCGACGCGACTCCGGGCTGCGCACGTAGACCAGGTCGGCGAGGTCGACGAGGCCCACCTGCCGCGAGACCATGCCGATCCAGGATTGCCACGCGGGGCTGAAGATGGAGTCGTCGGCCACGGCCGCGAGCCCGTGGGCATAGTCGAGCCGGTTTCGCGACAGGCATTCGAAGCGGTAGAAAAACAGCCCCTGAGGCGATGCCCCCTCGGCACGGTAGGCCGCCTCGCGTTCCAGCACCGCCAGCCCGGTGCGGATGTCGAACCGCCCCCCCTCCTGCTCGGCCTCGCGCATCACGAACGTCTGGAACGGCGTGAAGTAATGGGCCAGCCGGGCCATCGCCGTGGAAAGCGTGCCCACGGCCCGCAATTCCGTGACCAGGTAGTCGATCGCCAGTGGCAGCTTCGTCGTCGCCAGCACCTCTTCGCCGATGGCGAGGAGCGCCTCCTGGGTGGCGAAGCCGGACCCAATCCGCTCGGCGAGGGCGCGGAAGAGGTGGGCCTGTTCGACGTATTCCTCGCGGTCGAGCATCGGAATCCTTGTGGCCTGCAGAGGACGAAAGGACAAGGACGAAAGGACAGGCATCTTCGGGCCTGGTGCTGAAAATGTCACCAAATGGAATCAAAGTCCGGAAAAACTGGCGAAAGTGGCGAAAGGACAGGCATGAAATGGCGAAAGGACAGGCATGTTCCGGTCTGTTCCCGTCCCGTTCGTCGGCTCGCGTCCTATACTCAAGGCTCCGGCAGGGTCGCCCCCGATGGTGAGGGTCCGCGACCGGTCCTCGGTCCTTCCCCATGTCCACCCGCTTTTCCACCGTCGAGGCCGCCGTGGCGGCGATCGCCCGCGGCCGGGTCGTGATCGTCGTCGATGCCGAGGATCGGGAGAACGAGGGGGATTTCGTCTGCGCCGCCGACAAGGCGTCGACCGAGATCGTGAACTTCATGATCAGCCGCGGCCGCGGCCAGGTCTGCATGCCGATCCTGCCGGACGTCGCCCAGCGGCTCGACCTGCCGATGATGGTCGAGGCCAACTCCACCCCCCTGGGCACCGCGTTCACCGTGCCGGTGGACCATCGCTCCGCCCGCACCGGCATCACCGCCGCCGAGCGGGCCACGGCGATCACGGCGATCCTCGATCCCGACAGCCGGCCAACCGACTTCGTCCGCCCTGGCCACCTCTTCCCGCTCGTGGCCAAGGAGGGGGGCGTGCTGCGGCGGGCCGGCCACACCGAGGCGGCCGTGGATCTCGCGCGGATGGCGGGGCTCGCCCCAGCCGGCGTCCTCTGCGAGATCCTCGACGACGCCGGCAACCGGGCCGATCGCGAAGCGCTCTTCGCGCTCGCCGCGGAGCACGGTCTGGAGATCATCTCCATCGAGCAGCTGATCCGCTACCGGCGGACACAGGAAAAGCTCGTCGAGCGGATCGCCGAGGCCGACCTGCCGACCCGCTGGGGCCGGTTTCGCGTCATCGCCTACGGCGTCAAGTACGAGACGCAGCAGCCGATCGTGCTCGTGATGGGAGACGTGGCCGCTGCCACGGCACCGCTCGTGCGCCTTCACTCGTCCTGCTTCACGGGCGACCTTCTCGACAGCCTGCGGTGCGACTGCG
The Planctomycetia bacterium DNA segment above includes these coding regions:
- a CDS encoding glycerate kinase, with the translated sequence MADGERLRADAAAIRDAAIESVQPERLFASRLALMDGALLCDGRPLAPPLDLDAAGRVVVVGAGKAAAGMAAGVETLLGADRLARHAVTGLVSVPAGCGRQLGRIAVRETRPAAANLPTEAVVAATGEMLGLLHGLGPDDVALAVLSGGGSALLCQPRPGVPLAEKVAVTRFLSAAGANIHELNTVRQAVSVVKGGGLARACRAGRLLVLVLSDVIGDPLDVIASGPCMPVATTPRQALAVLERFGAVGADVAPALVTALRADVAREQAAAVSEPAGASAGASAGAWTTPGTCAVTHLVLGGNDTAVAAAATRARDLGYAVTERRARPDSAAETADAVGRRLAADARALACAACSDGVPRALIEGGEATVALPADHGTGGRNQQAVVAAITALLQIEGGWPAGLLLASIGTDGEDGPTQAAGGLADADVVGALDRQGSDPLRTLIGALDRCDALPLLASAGGLVVTGPTGTNVADVRIILARPPAAGLAAGTEGTCGSGCVTSRGA
- a CDS encoding tRNA-(ms[2]io[6]A)-hydroxylase; the encoded protein is MLSLRSPSSARWLAQVDAHLDEILIDHAHCEKKAAGVAMNLLFSYVDRPALAREMTAIVSEELDHFRLVLDLLDRRGVRFRKLSPSSYGSRLHDLIRSGEPGRAVDRLLVAGLIEARSCERFALLGDHVADAELRGFYRGLFESEARHHATYVRLAADFAPEQVVRDRLRELADAEAAIIDCGDPEPRMHS
- the ribA gene encoding GTP cyclohydrolase-2; amino-acid sequence: MSTRFSTVEAAVAAIARGRVVIVVDAEDRENEGDFVCAADKASTEIVNFMISRGRGQVCMPILPDVAQRLDLPMMVEANSTPLGTAFTVPVDHRSARTGITAAERATAITAILDPDSRPTDFVRPGHLFPLVAKEGGVLRRAGHTEAAVDLARMAGLAPAGVLCEILDDAGNRADREALFALAAEHGLEIISIEQLIRYRRTQEKLVERIAEADLPTRWGRFRVIAYGVKYETQQPIVLVMGDVAAATAPLVRLHSSCFTGDLLDSLRCDCGDQLHMALDMIGREGAGVLVYLPQEGRGIGLVEKIKAYQLQDKGLDTVEANLALGFKADSRDYGIGIQLLKDLGLRRVRLLTNNPKKTDAFIYGGFDLEVVDQVPILPPVHEFNERYLATKREKLGHHFP